A genomic region of Rheinheimera sp. MMS21-TC3 contains the following coding sequences:
- a CDS encoding YbaB/EbfC family nucleoid-associated protein produces the protein MFKGGMGNIMKQAQAMQEKMQKAQAEIATMEVTGESGAGLVKITMLGNHNVRRVSIDDSLLEDDKEMLEDLIAAALNDAVRRVEEASKEKMGSIAGGMQLPPGMKMPF, from the coding sequence ATGTTTAAAGGTGGTATGGGCAATATCATGAAGCAAGCGCAAGCTATGCAAGAAAAAATGCAAAAAGCGCAAGCCGAAATCGCAACCATGGAAGTCACTGGTGAGTCTGGTGCTGGTTTAGTAAAAATTACCATGCTAGGTAATCACAATGTGCGTCGAGTCAGTATTGACGACAGCCTATTAGAAGATGATAAAGAGATGTTGGAAGACTTAATCGCGGCTGCTTTAAATGATGCTGTGCGTAGGGTGGAAGAAGCCAGCAAAGAGAAAATGGGCTCAATCGCTGGGGGTATGCAATTACCACCTGGCATGAAAATGCCATTCTAA
- the recR gene encoding recombination mediator RecR translates to MSRYTPLLQQLIDALRILPGVGPKSAQRMAFALLERNRDAGLALADALTQAMTNIGNCQGCRTFCQSTLCSICTDPKRELDGILCVVGSAADQHAIEQTGQFKGRYFVLQGYLSPLDGIGPQDLGLDSLNELLAKGSTTELILATNPTVEGDATAFYIAELAQKYKVKVSRIAQGIPIGGELEFIDGTTLSHAFSGRKQY, encoded by the coding sequence ATGAGTCGTTATACACCATTATTACAGCAATTGATTGATGCCCTACGCATTTTACCCGGTGTAGGGCCTAAGTCTGCTCAGCGTATGGCTTTTGCCTTACTAGAACGCAATAGAGATGCAGGATTGGCCTTAGCCGATGCTTTGACCCAAGCTATGACTAATATTGGTAATTGCCAAGGTTGTCGTACCTTTTGCCAGTCAACTTTATGTTCAATTTGCACTGATCCTAAACGCGAGCTAGATGGTATTCTTTGTGTGGTGGGATCTGCTGCCGATCAGCATGCCATAGAACAAACAGGGCAATTTAAAGGGCGCTACTTTGTGTTACAAGGCTATTTATCACCCTTAGATGGCATAGGGCCACAAGATTTAGGCCTTGATAGCTTAAATGAGCTATTGGCTAAGGGCAGTACCACTGAACTTATATTAGCCACTAATCCTACTGTTGAAGGTGATGCTACCGCATTTTATATTGCTGAATTAGCTCAAAAGTATAAGGTTAAAGTGTCACGTATAGCTCAGGGCATACCTATAGGTGGTGAGCTTGAGTTTATTGATGGTACTACCTTATCGCATGCTTTTAGTGGTCGTAAACAGTATTAA
- the htpG gene encoding molecular chaperone HtpG, translating into MSDTTATSAGQKQTHGFQAEVKQLLQLMIHSLYSNKEIFLRELVSNASDAADKLRFMALSDSSLYGDDGELRVRISLDEKARTLTIDDNGIGMSEQDVISHLGTIAKSGTKEFFSQLSGDQSKDSNLIGQFGVGFYSAFIVADKVTVRTRKAGAAANEAIEWESAGEGDYSITPITKDSRGTEITLHLREGEDEFLSRWTVERIVTKYSDHISIPVELWQEAQAEVKGEDGEVTTPAKPGQWQAVNKATALWTRDKSDLTDEEYNEFYKHISHDWSDPLSWSHNKVEGNNNYTSLLYIPKKAPFDMWNRDAQHGLKLYVQRVFIMDDAEQFMPSYLRFIKGVLDSSDLPLNVSREILQDTKVTQSLRKGCTSRTLKMLEKLTKDSEKYQAFWDEFGQVLKEGPAEDMANKEQIAALLRFASTHTDESVQNVSLADYISRMKEGQDEIYYIVADSFAAAKNSPHLEVLRKKGLEVLLLSDRIDEWLVQHLTEFNDKKLRSVAKGGLDLSKLDDEETKKAQQETEEAFASVLERFKTALGNQVKDVKVSHRLTDSPACVVTDEHDMSTQMIKLMESAGQKVPEVKPIFEINAEHTLVKHISEQQDEDRFKEWAEVLLDQALLAEKGNLKDPASFVNRLNKLLLSLAK; encoded by the coding sequence ATGAGTGATACCACAGCAACTTCAGCTGGCCAGAAGCAAACCCATGGCTTTCAGGCGGAAGTAAAACAGCTATTGCAGCTGATGATCCATTCACTGTATTCAAATAAAGAAATTTTCTTACGTGAGCTAGTATCAAACGCATCAGATGCGGCAGATAAGCTGCGTTTTATGGCGCTATCAGACAGTAGCTTGTATGGTGATGATGGCGAATTACGGGTTCGTATTAGTTTAGATGAAAAAGCCCGCACCTTAACCATCGACGATAACGGCATAGGTATGTCAGAGCAAGATGTTATTAGTCATCTTGGTACTATTGCTAAGTCTGGCACTAAAGAGTTTTTCTCTCAGTTGTCAGGCGATCAAAGTAAAGACTCAAATTTAATTGGCCAGTTTGGTGTTGGTTTTTATTCTGCCTTTATCGTTGCTGATAAAGTAACAGTCCGCACTCGTAAAGCGGGTGCAGCGGCTAATGAAGCTATTGAATGGGAATCGGCAGGTGAAGGTGATTACAGCATTACACCTATTACTAAAGACAGCCGTGGTACTGAAATAACCTTACATTTACGTGAAGGTGAAGATGAGTTCTTAAGCCGCTGGACGGTTGAAAGAATCGTAACAAAATACTCAGATCATATCAGTATTCCTGTCGAGTTATGGCAAGAAGCGCAAGCTGAAGTGAAAGGGGAAGACGGCGAAGTAACTACGCCAGCGAAGCCTGGTCAGTGGCAAGCGGTTAATAAAGCAACTGCTTTATGGACGCGAGATAAGTCAGACTTAACTGATGAAGAGTATAATGAATTTTATAAGCATATTTCACACGACTGGAGTGACCCATTAAGCTGGAGCCATAACAAGGTAGAAGGTAACAACAATTACACTAGCCTGTTATATATCCCGAAAAAAGCACCATTCGATATGTGGAATCGTGATGCGCAGCATGGCTTAAAACTTTATGTACAACGTGTCTTTATTATGGACGACGCTGAGCAGTTTATGCCAAGTTACTTGCGCTTTATTAAAGGGGTATTAGACTCAAGCGACTTACCATTAAACGTATCACGAGAAATTCTTCAAGATACTAAGGTAACGCAAAGCTTACGTAAGGGTTGTACTAGCCGTACTTTAAAAATGCTTGAAAAGCTAACTAAAGATAGCGAAAAGTATCAAGCCTTCTGGGATGAGTTTGGCCAAGTATTAAAAGAAGGCCCAGCTGAAGATATGGCGAATAAAGAGCAAATTGCAGCTTTATTACGTTTTGCTTCAACTCATACCGATGAAAGCGTGCAAAATGTATCTCTAGCTGATTACATTAGCCGGATGAAAGAAGGCCAAGACGAAATCTATTATATTGTTGCCGATAGTTTTGCTGCGGCTAAAAATAGTCCGCATTTAGAAGTATTACGCAAAAAAGGTTTAGAAGTCTTACTGCTTTCTGATCGTATTGATGAATGGTTAGTGCAGCATTTAACTGAGTTTAATGATAAAAAATTACGCTCAGTGGCTAAAGGCGGCTTAGATTTATCTAAATTAGATGATGAAGAGACTAAAAAAGCCCAGCAAGAAACAGAAGAAGCTTTTGCATCAGTGCTAGAGCGCTTTAAAACTGCTCTAGGCAACCAAGTTAAAGATGTGAAGGTTAGCCATCGTTTAACCGACAGCCCAGCTTGTGTGGTCACTGACGAGCATGATATGAGCACTCAGATGATTAAGCTAATGGAATCTGCAGGGCAAAAGGTGCCAGAAGTTAAACCTATTTTTGAAATTAACGCTGAACATACCTTAGTTAAGCATATTTCTGAGCAGCAAGATGAAGATCGCTTTAAAGAGTGGGCAGAGGTTCTGCTTGATCAAGCCTTGTTAGCCGAAAAAGGTAATTTGAAAGATCCAGCAAGCTTTGTTAACCGCTTGAATAAGCTGTTATTGTCTCTAGCGAAGTAA
- the adk gene encoding adenylate kinase yields the protein MRIILLGAPGAGKGTQAQLLMNKYGIPQISTGDMLRAAIKEGSALGVAAKQVMDAGQLVSDDLIIGLVKERIAKADCAQGFLLDGFPRTIPQADAMKENGIVIDHVIEFDVADDVIVERMSGRRVHPASGRVYHLRYNPPKVEGKDDITGEDLVIRVDDVEETVRKRLAIYHEQTEPLVGYYRKEAEAGNTKYHHIDGTKPVDQVGQELLSRLS from the coding sequence ATGCGCATAATATTGTTGGGTGCCCCAGGTGCCGGAAAAGGAACACAGGCTCAGCTCCTGATGAATAAATATGGCATTCCACAAATATCAACGGGCGATATGCTGCGCGCAGCAATTAAAGAAGGTTCAGCCTTAGGCGTAGCTGCTAAACAAGTGATGGATGCCGGCCAATTAGTCTCTGATGATCTTATCATTGGTTTAGTAAAAGAGCGGATCGCCAAGGCTGATTGTGCTCAAGGTTTCTTATTAGATGGCTTTCCGCGCACTATCCCACAAGCCGATGCTATGAAAGAGAATGGTATTGTAATAGATCATGTTATTGAATTTGATGTTGCTGATGATGTAATTGTTGAGCGTATGAGCGGACGTCGTGTCCATCCAGCATCTGGTCGGGTATATCACTTACGTTATAATCCGCCAAAAGTAGAAGGTAAGGATGATATTACCGGTGAAGACTTAGTTATCCGAGTTGATGATGTTGAAGAAACAGTGCGCAAGCGTTTAGCTATTTATCATGAGCAAACTGAGCCATTAGTGGGTTATTACCGCAAAGAAGCAGAAGCAGGGAATACTAAGTATCATCATATAGATGGCACTAAGCCAGTTGATCAAGTTGGTCAAGAATTATTATCACGCTTAAGCTAA